The following nucleotide sequence is from Geotrypetes seraphini chromosome 10, aGeoSer1.1, whole genome shotgun sequence.
AAGTCATGAGGAAACAGCGACGGTTCTGCTTCATTTTTGGTGAACTTCCAGACCAAAATCTGGTTATGATGTCTGAGCTCTAAAAAGGAATTGTTCCTGGCGCACTTATAGAATGAGTTCTCATCCTCTATGATCTTTTGGGGGCAGTTATTTGGAAATACTGAAGGCACCGGGTTGCTATCTCCCAAGCACATACTTATCTTTGCCCTCTAGTCCAGCGGTTCTCAAACTCTGTCTAGAGCTcacccagccagtctggttttcaggatactgtATATGCTTGAATATAAGACGAGGTTTCTGGGCCAAACAAATGGCCcagaaatgggggtctcgtcttatatttgggtcagcgcccACATGCCCCCCTTCCGGACTTGTTGCAGACCTCCGACGGCCTGCCGTTTGATCTGGTGGGCAGAGACAGGAGCGATCCCTCCCATATTATGTCCTGGctgactctgacaatttttttacctccctccctcccgcctcccccctcCAGCGATGTATTGggtaggagcgagctttccacactcATGCTCCACACTGAGcccctctgaatggctgctgtgagtttttGCTGTCCAGCAgtgtactgggcaggagtgagctttatGCGCTCCGCCGCTTGCTGAATGGATGCCACCAGTTCTCATGCGACTcatgagaactggcggcagccgaTTAGGAAGCAGCTCAGGGCTGGGCAGGAATGAAAAAGCTGGTGCATGCCCGGTACACCTCTGGTTCGCAAGAACTCAAGACAGCCTTTCAGAGGGGTTTAGCATGAGGCAGGAACGCTGAAAGCTCGTTCCTGCCCGGTACACTGCTGAACcatcagggattcaaaaaggtatgcgggAGGagttgggagggaggtaaaaaatttgGCAgagtaggccaggacaggagactggagggatccctcctgtcctggccttcCACTGGACCACCTGGTCATACAGCAGGCTCAGTGCAGGCCTGAAGGACAttaagagagaggggggacagggtatatggtagggaggtgggacaggatgcagagcctgacagggagggaggagggacagggtggagagcctggcagggcagtgagttaagagggctgggtgcagagtctggcagccAGTGAGGGAggttgggtgcagatcctggcagggcacataAATATTAACCCCTCCcctcagcttatatttgagtcaaccttttttcctccttttttggggggggaaatgggaacctcgacttatattcggatcgtcttatattcaagtatatgcaGTACTCGCAATGAAGATTCTTGAGTTAAATTAGAATGCACTGCCGCTATTGTATGTAAATCTGATTGGGTAGTGGGTCCTGAGGCTTGGATTTAGAACCGCTGCTCTAGTCTCTGTTGTAATAGCATACCAAAACACACACTTCTTATGGTAGCAACCTAATGCTTTAAATAGAGTTTGGTTCTGTGTGAACCCACTTTGGAAAATACCCAGCCACCATGTTGGAATGGACTTGGAACAATTTAGTTCCAGGCTTAAATATCTCCTGGAAGCACACCTAGCCCATTAGGGTTTTTAGATAACTacattgaatatgcataagatcagTTTGTAGATATTTAAGAGCCAttgtagaaacagagaaacatgacggcagataaaggccaaatggcccatgaagtctcctctcctccctacaggctaaggctcttaatacatagaaacatagaaaaatgacggcagataagggccatatagcccatcaagtctgcccacaccatttacccaccctcttaggtcttctgatctcttaagtataattgtaattatactgtcactctactgacctgctcattgtaattatactgtcactctactgaccctctcattcaagtcctagtgaccctatccttggcatgacctcgtagggatcccacatgggtatcccatttgttcttgaagtctgggatgctgcgtgcctcgaccacctgcactggaagcttgttccaatgctcgatcactctctccgtgaagaagtacttcttgacgtctccacgaaacttccctcccctgagtttgagcggatgttctcttgtggtcgagggtcccctgagaagaaagatatcgtcttccacctcgacccaacctgtgatgtacttaaatgtctcaatcatgtctcccctctccctacgctcttcaagagtgtagagctgcaatttgctcagtctttcctcgtacgggagaccctttagccccgagaccatcctggtggccatccgctgaaccgactcaattctgagcacatccttacggtaatgtggcctccagaattgcacacagtactccagatgaggtctcaccatggctctatacaatggcatcatgacttcaggtttcctgttgacgaagcttctcttgatacaacctatcatctgccgtgctttagatgaagccttctccacttgagtggctgctttcatgtcagcactgatgattactcccaagtctcgttctgccgtagttctggttaaagtttctccattcaaggtgtaagttttacaaggatttccgttaccgagatgcatgaccttacatttcttggcgttaaagcccagctgccatgtcaaggaccaattttctaaagtacgcaggtcttgttccatagcatcctgtagtttatagccgtttactatattgcatagtttggcgtcatcagcgaataaggttactttgccttgaaacccttgagtcagatccccaatgaatatgttgaagaggagtgggcccaggaccgaacattgtgcattgtgaggtcatagatctttatggttatagaaacactagtgtttaagcccgttacattaacgagtgctagaatagatgtgtagacttaggcatttctttatttctgtatgttgATAGGCCACTAAACAGAAAAGATACTGGGGGAGCTGGGAGCACATGGACAGATGAAATTTTGTATTCCATACCTTTTAGAAGAAAGCTATAATTTAGTTGAGATGGAACAAGTAGTCTTCGTTCAAGGATTACAAAAAGATAAGGGTGCCAGTACTtttaaaatgctgactgctgTGGTTAACTTGGTATCGGAACCGGATCATCAAAAGTTGGGTGCAGAGGCCATGTAAACTAATCAATTGGATGCTAATCAATTGACCAACTACTTGGGAATGGGAcattcaaaacggtttacatacaggtagttatttttgtacctgggcaatggaggattatgtgacttgcccagggtcacaaagagcagtgctgggatttgatccaaaacctcagggtgcagctctactactaggccactcctaaAGTAcagttaattggcagtaatttggATCTGTGTGTATCTGCCTATATGCAGTTCTATAGTGTGGCATGTCCAAAATGTCACCAAAAGGGGCGTGACCATGGGGTGGGCCTGGGCGGGTCAGAGGTGTTCCAAATATTTTGGTGTAACCAAACAAAAAGCAAAGCTGTGGAACTGATGCTCTTGAAgtaaaagtttaataaaattcttcacaataaaaacaatGCAGTTCAATAAAAGTCTTCAGAAATGAAACGATGCAAATCAGTGGGTTAATCCATATAAAACACAGCATGGTTCGTGTTTTGGTTAATAATAACTTTCTGAGATCTGATCCAATAGTACcacaatgttttgattatgccacaGAGCATACGAGAAACTGTGAACTTAATCAGATTGGGAGGGATTGCTTCCAAGTTACAGCTCATGAGCTTCCAAGAACCTAAAACCCAATAAAGCTGTAACCAGAGGTTGCCCACCACCAATCCTGCAGCTTTCTCTGTTTGGtgacctgacccccccccccccttagacaCCCCCCTAGACCTCTCTATCTCAGATGTTAGAAACAGGAAGTGGCGTCAGTCAACTCATTGCTGTGTTTTATTATCCCACTGATTTGCATCGTTTCATTTGTGAAGACTTTAATTGCATTATATTTGAAGACTTTTATTGAACTGCATTGTTTTTAATGCGAAGACTTTTATTAAACTTTTACATCAAGAGCATTGGTTCCATGGCTTTGCTTTTTGTTTGGCTACTCCATTTTCCTGTGAAACATTGTTGGTGATTTTTGTTGTTCCAAATATTggtacagtgttatagaataacaGGGTTGCATGATTAATTTGCCACTTAAGGTCTCACTAAGCTGAGTAAGGAACTTAAGTCCTGATTCTATAAGAGACCCCTAAAGGTAGGCATCTAGAGCAGCGCAGATACCTGCCTAATTGAAGTCTCTGGTAAGGGGATATATTATATGAATGTCTTTTTAGTGGCTTTTTGACTGATTTTATGTTTACATTTTTGGAACCTGCTTAGTTTTTATGTGGGATATAAGCTTGTTAATGAATTAACTCTGCAATTGGGTCCCAGAGAAGTTCCTAATgtacctccaacagatattccagtacTTCAGATACCATCAGTAGTTACATATACAGTAGTTCTATGCCAAAGATTTTTCTTATGTTGGTAAATGGTTCTGAGGATCATGGATTGGTGGAGGTACCACAGGAAATTTCCTTGAAAGATGTTTGGTTAATTAATGTTAAGATGGAAGGTTTTCTCACAGGAAGTTGTTGGTAAGTTAGAAAATGTAGATTCTGATGTAAAGATCCTTGATAAAAGACTTTCTATGGTTGAAATGCAGGTTTCTGCCTTACAAGCTGTTTCTACATCATCCGTAAAAAATTCCCTTAGCTTACATTTCAAAGTTGAAATATTGGAGAATAGTACAAGATCTCAAAACCTGCAACCGTTAAATTTTGCAATAACTCATTTGCTGTCTCCTGAAATTCTTTTGAGGAAGTATCTCAAAGAAATGGTAATTTCTAACATTATATTCCCCAAGCTCATAAATTTCCTACTGAACATGAGGTGGATCAACTGACAACAGCAGAATTTGATCTTGCAGGTTTCCTAGAAGACTTACAGGATGTAATACAGAACAGATCCATTGAAACTGATAATGCTGTAATATTGAAAACTTATTTCAAGAATAAAAATGCTGTGTTCTATGGAGCAAAAATGCTTATGTTTCCTGATGTGGCCAAAGCAACACAGCTTAGATGGAAGGCCTTTTTGAGATTAAAATCTAGGGTGTTGATTTTGGCTGCCACATACTTTTTGAAATTTCTTTGTAAATGCATATTGAAATATCAAGAAAAAGATGTTCATTTTTTGGGATCTATAATGGTTGGAGCAATTTCTTAAATTACATGAAGGAGGAAaaccacaactttttttttttgtggaggttaatttaaaaaagtgtgGTTTATATTGGGATATAATTTGATATCATCTCTCATGATGTGAACTTGATTGAATATCGAATTATTTAGAGATGTTATCCACAATTTGCATTTCTTATATTTCTATATCCTGTATTCTGTAATAGAATGTAAATGTAAAATAAGCAtgtaaataattgaaaaaaaccccaaaaccacaACTCTGCAAAATGTTCCTTACTCAAAGAAATGGACTTGTCACAAAAATCAGTCCTGTTCCTTATGGCGATATAAGTGATTATTGTTTACGCCAGGGTTCCACTCTTGTCTCATGAGTGAGTGAAGGTGCTTCTGCTTATGGCTTTCCTCAGGGCTTCCTTCACCTCCTTGTTCCTCAAGCTGTAGATCATGGGATTCAACATAGGGATGGCTACAGTGTAGAACACAGAAATGAACCGGTCTTGTCCCACTGAGTAGCTGCTAGCTGGCCGCAAGTACATGAAGAAAAGTGTCCCATAGAAGAGTGTGACAGCCACCAGATGGGAAGCGCAGGTAGAAAAAGCTTTGCACTTGCCTGATGTTGAGCTTATCTTCAAGATGGTGGAGATGATGTAGATGTAGGAGATGAGGATGACCAAGGCAGAGGAGCCCTCGTTGAAGCCACAGAAGCTGAAGAGCAAGACCATGTTCGTGCTGATGTCGGTACAAGAGAGCATCAACAGCGGTGGGATGTCGCAGAAGAAGTGCTTGATCTCATTGGAGCCGCAGAAGGACAGCTGGAAGGTGGCTGTGGTATGGATCACAGATTGCAGGAAGCCACCAATATAGGCTCCAATTACTAGGCAGCTACACAGTTTCTTGGTCATGGAGCTCGTGTAGTGCAAAGGGTTGCATATGGCGACGTAACGATCATAAGCCATGGCTGCCAACAGGAGACACTCTGTGGTGGCTAAGGCTGTGAAGAAATACATTTGAATGATGCAGCTGCCATAGAGGATGGACTTGTCCGTTGACAAGAAGTTGACAAGCATTTTGGGGGTAATGACAGTTGCATAGCAAATGTCCAGGAAGGCCAAGTTGCTGAGGAAAAAGTACATGGGGTTGTGGAGATGTGAGTCTACCCGAATTACCATAATGATTCCCATATTGCCCAAAAGTGTTACAAGGTAGACAATAAGAAAAAGAATGAAGAGGGCTATTTGCAACTCAGGGATATTTGTGAATCCCTGTAGGATGAACTCTGATGGGGCAGTTCTGTTCCTTTTTGACATTTCTTCAACATAGGACTGTCTGCTAGGGTAAAACAAAGCAGATGACATTTAGTAACGAGTTGAATGTGGTCTTCGTCAAGAATGAATGGGTAGGGATGGGTGGCTGGGTGGGGAAGTTATTCATTATCGTCAAATGACTTATAGTGTAGATTTCAAGCTAGAGTTGTCATCTGATTCAGGTCTGAATATCATCCGGCACCTGGATGACTTCCCTTGGCCAATGATGACCCATGTTGATGCCTGAACacaaagacagagaaaaatgtcCCTACAGTTAGTAGAAGACAAGCAGAGAAGTGAGGTCCAAAAGAGGAAGGAAAATCCAAGGAGTCAAAACTTGGCACAATTTTGGTTTATGAAGGTAAATAGTTCACAAAGTGGCCAACACTTGTATATAAAAATACACGACTCAAtacgggctgtgtttcagcaacaATGCCGACATCATGAGTCCAAGTGCACTAATGCGCTGCCAAAATGTGGACATCAAAACAAGAGAGAAACTTTTGACTCCTTGGATTTTCCTTCCTCCTTTGGACCTCACATCTCTGCTTGTTGCCTGGAGTAGACCCAGCATTGAGTATCCGGGTTGTTTTACAGCATTTTCAAGAATCCAAACAACTCCAAACTTTTCTTGCATTCGTAgatctttaaaaaaatctttttttcttttctgttattAGATATTCATTTTGCTGCACCTCTGTGTTCTATGCTGCAAATAATGGTACCTCAAACAGGATTTTTGGAGCTGAGACTTCACCATTtttgtagcccctcaatatctttccTTATTTATCTCTCCCTttgctccctcctctcccctgtgaactctgttcatcgggtaagtctcctgttcGCACCCTTCCTCTCCACTGTcaactccgtcccttctgtcttgctgtgccatatgcctggagCAGACTGCCTAAGTTattacatcaggctccatctctagcagcattcaaatccaagttaaaataataataactttatttgtagACTGCAGTGCCTcgcagttcaatgcggttaacaacaaGAGAGAGACTACAAATGCAGTGATAATACAGCAAATTAACATTATCAATCACTAATACAAAAAATTAGCAAATTTACCAAACATAAGTTTTCAATGATTTTCTGAAGTCTTGAGAAAAATGAGAAGACATAATCAGACCACTTAAATTCTTGAACATTTATCtgccttcttcgaggctgctttcaactcctagctTACACTCGCCATAAGAAACCTATTGGTATGTCCATTCTATCTGACTGTCCAAATCAGATTGTAACCTCTTCCACACATTAAATGTACAGCtttgtgtacgcctttcagcattatagaaattataaatagcagTATTAGTAGTAATTTGCCGCCATCCTGTCAAAGGTGTGGCCATCACAAATGAACACTTGtcaatatttcttcattcaatgaatttatattttgcactttaaAATCTTGGTGGAACACCATGAAACATGCATAAAAATAGTTAAAAGGGTCATGATAAAAGGGAAGgaactctcgtatgaggaaagacaaaaaaggttggggctcttcagcttggaaaagagacggctgagggaagatatgattgaagtctccaaaatcctgagtggtgtagaacaggtacaagtggatcgattttttttactgcatcaagatttacaaagactaggggaacactctatgaagttacagggaaatactttaaaacctattggaggaaatattttttcactcagagaatagttaagccctggaatgcattgccagaggatgtgggaagagtggttaatgtagctggttttaaaaaaggtttggacaagttcctggaggaaaagtccataaactgctgttgagacagacatgggagaagctactgcttgccctggataagttacatggaatgctgctaacatttggtttttttgccaggtactaggaacctgggttggctactgtgagaatgggctactgggcttgatagaccattggtctgatccagtaaggctattcttatgttcttataatgtagGACCCATTAGATGCCTACAAAGGTAGGCATCATAATCATGTCTAAGCgggcacctagcagcgcctaaagtcaaagtaggtatggttaggggcagagatgacCTTAAGCACTGTTAGACatgattctcaaaagaacttaggtGTCTGCGATGTAGTCCAGTGAAGCCCTGGTCTACATTGCAGACACCTCTCC
It contains:
- the LOC117368605 gene encoding olfactory receptor 1019-like — encoded protein: MSKRNRTAPSEFILQGFTNIPELQIALFILFLIVYLVTLLGNMGIIMVIRVDSHLHNPMYFFLSNLAFLDICYATVITPKMLVNFLSTDKSILYGSCIIQMYFFTALATTECLLLAAMAYDRYVAICNPLHYTSSMTKKLCSCLVIGAYIGGFLQSVIHTTATFQLSFCGSNEIKHFFCDIPPLLMLSCTDISTNMVLLFSFCGFNEGSSALVILISYIYIISTILKISSTSGKCKAFSTCASHLVAVTLFYGTLFFMYLRPASSYSVGQDRFISVFYTVAIPMLNPMIYSLRNKEVKEALRKAISRSTFTHS